CGGCGGTCGCCGCGCGATGACGCGGCGGGTCGTCGTGACCGGTGTCGGCGCGGTCACGCCGCTCGGGCTCGACGTCGCCAGCAACTGGGACGCGCTCACCCACGGCCGAAGCGGCATCCGCCGGATCGCCCGGTTCGACCCCGCGCCGTACGAGACGCAGATCGCCGGCGAGGTGCAGGGCTTCGAGCCCACCGCCTACATGGATCGCAAGGAGGTGCGTCGCACCGACCGCTTCACGCACTTCGGCGTCGCCGCCGCGTCGCAGGCCCTCACGGACGCCGGCCTCGAGACCGTGAAGGATCCGGAGCGCGTCGGGACGGCCATCGCGACCGGTGTCGGCGGCCTCGAGACGCTCATCAAGGAAGTCGTCCTCATGGAGGAGCGCGGACCGAGCCGGCTGTCTCCCTTCCTCGTGCCGATGCTCATGGCGAACGCCGCGTCGGCGCAGACCTCGATGCAGTTCGGCCTGAAGGGCCCCAGCCTGACGCACGTCTCGGCCTGCGCGTCGAGCTCGCACGCCATCGGCGAGTGCGGCGAGATCATCCGGCGCGGCCAGGCCGACGTCATGGTGACCGGCGGCGCCGAGGCCGCGGTGCTCCCGCTGGCGATCGGCGCGTTCTCGACGATGCACGCGATGAGCCGCCGCAACGACGACCCCGAGCGCGCCTCGCGACCGTTCGACAAGGACCGCGACGGCTTCGTCCTCTCGGAGGGCGGCGCCGTCGTCGTGCTCGAGGAGCGCGAGCACGCGCTCGCACGCGGTGCGCGGATCTACGGCGAGCTCGTCGGGTACGGCGCGACCGCGGACGCGTATCACATCACCTCGCCTTCACCCGAAGGCGAGGGCAACGCGCGCGCGATGCGGATGGCGCTCGATCAGGCCGGGCTCGGTCCAGAGCGGATCGACTACATCAACGCGCACGGCACCTCGACGCAGCCGAACGATCGTGAGGAGACGGCGGCCATCAAGCACGTCTTCGGCGAGCACGCCTACCG
This genomic stretch from bacterium harbors:
- the fabF gene encoding beta-ketoacyl-[acyl-carrier-protein] synthase II; amino-acid sequence: MTRRVVVTGVGAVTPLGLDVASNWDALTHGRSGIRRIARFDPAPYETQIAGEVQGFEPTAYMDRKEVRRTDRFTHFGVAAASQALTDAGLETVKDPERVGTAIATGVGGLETLIKEVVLMEERGPSRLSPFLVPMLMANAASAQTSMQFGLKGPSLTHVSACASSSHAIGECGEIIRRGQADVMVTGGAEAAVLPLAIGAFSTMHAMSRRNDDPERASRPFDKDRDGFVLSEGGAVVVLEEREHALARGARIYGELVGYGATADAYHITSPSPEGEGNARAMRMALDQAGLGPERIDYINAHGTSTQPNDREETAAIKHVFGEHAYRLMVSSTKSMSGHLLGAAGAFEAIACLLALREGCVPPTINYTTPDPALDLDYVPNQARAKQIRTALSNSMGFGGHNASLIFVRA